A genomic stretch from Kribbella amoyensis includes:
- a CDS encoding helix-turn-helix domain-containing protein, giving the protein MGTDDDGAGLSLTVHAAALFHCASSWRLPPRSMPHYQLWVVTAGSMKFRLGSLAATEVGPRSAILIPPKVAQQAEYGAPPLRTYVAHFMAYDRGEPRADLWPPTLLIGCAAKGWDRIVADVQDTADELEQRRPGGRIIANASMAGALGRLLRSDAKSVITDAGETLPPAVAAAIDHIRQNYEQDLTTRDLAEVGHVSPEHLRRMFRRATGQPPSRFLQRYRLGIARQLLRDTELPIATVARRAGFPDAFYFSRVFTATEGTAPSRYRAIAQDDLTAGPGASPTNLR; this is encoded by the coding sequence GTGGGGACTGACGACGACGGTGCGGGACTTTCGCTGACCGTGCACGCGGCGGCCTTGTTCCACTGCGCGTCCAGCTGGCGGTTGCCGCCGCGGTCGATGCCGCACTACCAACTCTGGGTCGTCACGGCCGGCTCGATGAAGTTCCGACTCGGCTCACTCGCCGCCACCGAGGTCGGTCCGCGGTCGGCGATCCTGATCCCGCCGAAGGTCGCCCAGCAGGCCGAGTACGGCGCGCCGCCGCTGCGGACGTACGTCGCGCACTTCATGGCGTACGACCGTGGCGAGCCGCGCGCCGACCTCTGGCCGCCGACCCTGCTGATCGGCTGCGCGGCCAAGGGATGGGACCGCATCGTCGCCGACGTCCAGGACACCGCGGACGAACTCGAGCAACGCCGGCCCGGCGGCCGGATCATCGCGAACGCATCGATGGCCGGCGCGTTGGGGCGGCTGCTGCGGTCCGACGCGAAGTCGGTGATCACCGACGCGGGCGAGACCCTGCCACCCGCCGTCGCCGCCGCGATCGACCACATCCGGCAGAACTACGAGCAGGACCTGACCACCCGTGACCTCGCCGAGGTGGGCCACGTCAGCCCGGAACACCTCCGCCGCATGTTCCGCCGAGCCACCGGCCAACCCCCGTCCCGCTTCCTCCAGCGCTACCGCCTCGGCATCGCCCGCCAACTCCTTCGCGACACCGAGCTCCCGATCGCCACCGTCGCCCGCCGAGCAGGCTTCCCCGACGCCTTCTACTTCAGCCGGGTCTTCACAGCCACCGAAGGCACAGCACCCTCCCGCTACCGGGCAATAGCCCAAGACGACCTCACCGCCGGCCCAGGAGCCTCCCCGACCAACCTCCGCTAG
- a CDS encoding phytanoyl-CoA dioxygenase family protein, producing MTVTEIGDPETLQRGYVLIEDLLTPAECEEIGERLLEYARGDRQASGRLQVQREPALVRSGQEVAPGQDVRKVGGLWDDELIRRELITRPSVVGRIQSILGEQLWLYRADALMKPGKVGSEKGFHQDSPYWPIQPMSLWSCWLPLDDATIENGCMLVVPGSHAGGGLPHESTLDDYVIPESHYDLDAVVPVPMRRGSGLFFHSLVVHATAANTSGKSRRAITMSYFGAEHRHVGAEEPPEYPVVAP from the coding sequence ATGACTGTGACCGAGATCGGTGATCCGGAGACCCTGCAGCGCGGGTACGTCCTGATCGAGGACCTGCTGACGCCCGCCGAGTGCGAGGAGATCGGTGAGCGGCTGCTCGAGTACGCGCGGGGCGATCGGCAGGCGAGCGGCCGCCTGCAGGTCCAGCGCGAGCCCGCCCTGGTGCGGTCCGGCCAGGAGGTCGCGCCGGGCCAGGACGTCCGCAAGGTGGGCGGGTTGTGGGACGACGAGCTGATCCGGCGGGAGCTGATCACCCGGCCGTCGGTCGTCGGTCGGATCCAGTCCATCCTGGGCGAGCAGCTCTGGTTGTACCGGGCCGACGCCCTGATGAAGCCGGGCAAGGTCGGGTCCGAGAAGGGCTTCCACCAGGACTCGCCGTACTGGCCGATCCAGCCGATGTCGCTGTGGTCGTGCTGGTTGCCGCTCGACGACGCCACGATCGAGAACGGCTGCATGCTCGTCGTCCCCGGGAGTCATGCGGGCGGTGGTCTGCCGCACGAGTCGACCCTGGACGACTACGTCATCCCGGAGTCCCACTACGATCTGGACGCGGTGGTTCCGGTACCGATGCGCCGCGGCTCCGGGCTGTTCTTCCACAGCCTGGTCGTCCACGCTACGGCGGCCAACACCTCCGGCAAGTCACGGCGGGCGATCACGATGAGCTACTTCGGCGCCGAACACCGCCACGTCGGCGCGGAGGAGCCGCCCGAGTACCCGGTCGTCGCGCCCTGA
- a CDS encoding DsrE/DsrF/DrsH-like family protein has protein sequence MTTTDEFATLVPDFGDSATTGRKLAIICSKGTLDMAYPGLILANAALGEGVETHLFFTFWGFDMITKSRMKDLKFTLLGNTATHLPQGLGGLPGMTGLATHQLRRQIHEAGVPDVPEFLDQIVASGGHLWACRLSADMMDLDLDDLYGAVEGIISAADFVEKTEGAQLLFI, from the coding sequence ATGACCACCACCGACGAGTTCGCCACGTTGGTGCCGGACTTCGGCGACAGCGCCACGACCGGCCGGAAGCTCGCGATCATCTGCTCCAAGGGGACCCTGGACATGGCCTACCCGGGACTGATCCTCGCGAACGCCGCGTTGGGTGAGGGCGTGGAGACCCATCTGTTCTTCACGTTCTGGGGCTTCGACATGATCACCAAGTCGAGGATGAAGGACCTGAAGTTCACCCTCCTGGGCAACACCGCGACCCATCTGCCGCAGGGACTCGGCGGACTGCCCGGGATGACCGGACTGGCCACCCATCAGCTGCGCCGGCAGATCCACGAGGCCGGCGTGCCCGACGTGCCGGAGTTCCTCGACCAGATCGTGGCGTCCGGCGGACATCTGTGGGCGTGCCGGTTGTCCGCCGACATGATGGACCTCGACCTGGACGACCTGTACGGCGCCGTGGAAGGCATCATCAGCGCGGCCGACTTCGTCGAGAAGACCGAGGGTGCCCAGTTGCTCTTCATCTGA
- a CDS encoding TusE/DsrC/DsvC family sulfur relay protein: MPVTTIGTSRVQVDAEGFLTEYAEWDENLAEQLAAAIGITLTDEHRELIRFLRTDFADHGETPTLRRVALATGTPIKRLFTLFPGKPAKKMAYVAGLPKPRGCV; this comes from the coding sequence ATGCCTGTGACGACGATCGGAACGAGTCGAGTACAGGTCGACGCCGAGGGTTTTCTCACCGAGTACGCGGAGTGGGACGAGAACCTGGCCGAGCAGTTGGCCGCCGCGATCGGGATCACGCTCACCGACGAACACCGAGAGCTGATCCGCTTCCTGCGCACCGACTTCGCGGACCACGGTGAGACGCCGACCCTGCGCCGGGTGGCCCTGGCCACGGGGACGCCGATCAAGCGGCTGTTCACCCTGTTCCCCGGCAAGCCGGCCAAGAAGATGGCCTACGTGGCAGGACTGCCGAAACCACGGGGCTGTGTCTGA
- a CDS encoding NAD(P)/FAD-dependent oxidoreductase — MKRLVILGAGTAGTIVANKLRRRFPMSEWQITVVDRDDHHLYQPGLLFVPFGAEPPEALTRSRRSFLRRGVRLFLGEVEVVQPELRVVLLTDGRVIGYDYLVIATGTSPRPDQTPGMLGPQWRRSIFDFYTADGAVALRQALADFDRGRLVVHVVDQPIKCPVAPLEFAFLAEARFRERGLRDRIELVYATPLSGAFTKPVASAALGHLLTERKIELETDFLVERVDAERKTLVSYDEREVPFDLLVTVPLNLGADFVARSGLGDELNYVPVDRHTLQATGHPEIFAIGDANDLPTSKAGSVAHFSAEVLAENLDDLVHGRPLRASFDGHANCFVETGDGKGLLIDFNYDVEPLPGEYPVPRIGPLSLLHETARNHWAKLAFQSVYWHLLLPGRRMPVPNQLSLRGKRRVSRED, encoded by the coding sequence ATGAAGCGGTTGGTGATCCTGGGTGCGGGGACGGCCGGCACGATCGTCGCGAACAAGCTGCGTCGCCGGTTCCCGATGAGCGAGTGGCAGATCACCGTGGTGGATCGCGACGACCACCACTTGTACCAACCGGGTCTGTTGTTCGTGCCGTTCGGAGCAGAGCCGCCGGAAGCGCTGACGCGAAGCCGGCGCAGCTTCCTGCGGCGCGGGGTGCGGCTGTTTCTGGGTGAGGTCGAGGTGGTTCAGCCGGAGCTGCGGGTCGTGCTGCTCACCGACGGTCGCGTCATCGGCTACGACTATCTGGTGATCGCCACGGGGACGAGCCCGCGGCCGGACCAGACGCCGGGGATGCTCGGACCGCAATGGCGTCGCAGCATCTTCGACTTCTACACCGCCGACGGGGCGGTCGCCCTGCGGCAGGCCCTGGCGGATTTCGACCGAGGACGCCTCGTGGTGCACGTGGTCGATCAGCCGATCAAGTGCCCGGTGGCGCCTTTGGAGTTCGCCTTCCTGGCCGAAGCCCGGTTCCGCGAGCGCGGGCTGCGCGATCGGATCGAGCTCGTGTACGCGACCCCGCTGTCGGGAGCTTTCACCAAGCCGGTCGCTTCGGCGGCCCTCGGGCACCTGTTGACCGAGCGGAAGATCGAGCTGGAGACGGATTTCCTGGTGGAGCGCGTCGATGCCGAGCGCAAGACGCTGGTGTCGTACGACGAGCGCGAAGTCCCGTTCGACCTCCTGGTCACCGTGCCGCTGAACCTGGGGGCCGACTTCGTCGCCCGCTCGGGGCTGGGGGACGAGCTGAACTACGTGCCGGTCGACCGGCACACGCTGCAGGCCACCGGCCACCCGGAGATCTTCGCGATCGGCGACGCGAACGACCTGCCGACCTCGAAGGCGGGATCGGTCGCGCACTTCTCCGCCGAGGTGCTGGCCGAGAACCTCGACGACCTCGTGCACGGCCGGCCGCTGCGGGCGAGCTTCGACGGGCACGCGAACTGCTTCGTCGAGACCGGCGACGGCAAGGGCCTGCTGATCGACTTCAACTACGACGTCGAACCACTGCCCGGGGAGTACCCGGTGCCACGGATCGGGCCGCTGAGCCTGCTCCACGAAACCGCCCGCAATCACTGGGCCAAGCTGGCCTTCCAGTCGGTCTACTGGCACCTGCTGTTGCCGGGCCGGCGGATGCCCGTACCGAATCAGCTGTCCCTGCGGGGCAAGCGACGAGTCAGCCGGGAGGACTGA
- a CDS encoding class I fructose-bisphosphate aldolase, with the protein MQTRPPLGELGLNSGKKTRLRRILFRHGLKNGTAIFLPYDQGLEHGPRDFFANPQASDPAYIVRLAVTGGFNGIAVQIGLAEKFYWDYAGEVPLILKLNGKTDIPSDAEALSPVHASVEDAVRLGADAVGYTLYVGSPAQERDFAQYRQIRADAHRLGMPLIVWAYPRGAAIEAKGGKDSFYAVDYAARVASELGADVVKVNFPHPEKTSDVKSAYRAEFSPAQAIDGVVRSANRTLVLVSGGEKAGDDAMLTKARLAIEAGGLGLIYGRNVWQRGYDESLRFVDALKEILAQHPSE; encoded by the coding sequence ATGCAGACACGGCCGCCCTTGGGAGAGCTGGGGCTGAACAGTGGGAAGAAGACGAGGCTCCGCCGGATCCTGTTCCGGCACGGGCTGAAGAACGGGACCGCGATCTTCCTGCCGTACGACCAGGGTCTCGAACACGGACCGCGGGACTTCTTCGCCAATCCGCAAGCGTCCGACCCGGCGTACATCGTGCGGCTCGCGGTGACCGGTGGCTTCAACGGGATCGCGGTCCAGATCGGCTTGGCGGAGAAGTTCTACTGGGACTACGCGGGCGAGGTGCCGTTGATCCTCAAGCTGAACGGCAAGACCGACATCCCCTCCGACGCGGAGGCGTTGTCCCCGGTCCACGCGAGTGTGGAAGACGCCGTCCGTCTCGGCGCCGACGCGGTGGGCTACACCTTGTACGTCGGTAGTCCCGCGCAGGAGCGCGACTTCGCGCAGTACCGGCAGATCCGTGCCGACGCTCACCGCCTCGGGATGCCCTTGATCGTCTGGGCGTATCCCAGGGGTGCGGCGATCGAGGCGAAGGGCGGCAAGGACTCCTTCTACGCGGTGGACTACGCGGCGCGCGTGGCGAGCGAGCTGGGTGCCGACGTGGTGAAGGTGAACTTCCCGCATCCCGAGAAGACGTCGGACGTGAAGTCCGCCTACCGGGCGGAGTTCAGCCCGGCGCAGGCGATCGACGGTGTGGTGCGCTCGGCCAATCGGACGCTGGTCCTGGTCTCCGGTGGGGAGAAGGCCGGTGACGACGCCATGCTCACCAAGGCGCGGCTGGCGATTGAAGCCGGTGGCCTCGGCCTCATCTACGGCCGCAACGTCTGGCAGCGCGGGTACGACGAGTCGTTGCGTTTCGTCGACGCGCTGAAGGAGATCCTCGCGCAGCATCCGAGTGAGTGA
- a CDS encoding NAD(P)-binding protein: MPESRQHQSVPFAISLDPGSSLANKTGSWRTEVPKYVDRMPPCNHACPAGENIQQWLSSAEEAGYEAAWRQIMADNPFPAVMGRVCYRPCETACNRAVLDEAVGINSVERFLGDEAIAQNWSIESAVAPTGKRVLVVGAGPSGLSAAYHLRLLGHEVTVRDSAKAAGGMMRYGIPRYRLPRDVVDAEIQRIVDLGVRLELGTAVTELAGPLDEFDAVFLAVGAHIGRRAEIPAGDSARILDAVSLLSGLEEGERPLLGRRVAVYGGGNTAMDVARTARRLGATDAVVIYRRTEDRMPAHPIEVTEALEEGVRMRWLSTITAADAGRITIEKMRLDATGFPQPTGEFEELDTDTVVLALGQSSDLTLLAGVPGVTVTDGVVEVGANLMTGRPGLFAGGDMVPDERTVTVAVGHGKKAARNIDAWLRGTSFERPPRHAPATFDRLNTWYFSDAPATVRPRLESARRITTFDEVTGGLDESTALFEARRCMSCGNCLECDNCFGVCPDNAVIKLGDGRYEIDLDFCKGCGLCAAECPSGAIEMFPERS; this comes from the coding sequence ATGCCGGAATCGCGGCAACACCAGTCGGTTCCGTTCGCGATCTCGCTCGATCCTGGCTCGAGCCTGGCCAACAAGACGGGCTCCTGGCGGACCGAGGTACCGAAGTACGTCGACCGGATGCCACCGTGCAACCACGCCTGCCCAGCCGGCGAGAACATTCAGCAGTGGCTCTCGTCCGCTGAGGAGGCCGGCTACGAGGCCGCCTGGCGCCAGATCATGGCCGACAACCCGTTCCCGGCTGTGATGGGGCGAGTCTGCTACCGGCCGTGCGAGACGGCCTGCAACCGGGCCGTCCTCGACGAGGCAGTCGGGATCAACTCGGTCGAGAGGTTCCTCGGTGACGAAGCGATCGCGCAGAACTGGTCGATCGAGTCCGCCGTGGCGCCTACCGGCAAGCGGGTGCTCGTCGTCGGCGCCGGGCCGTCCGGGCTCTCGGCCGCCTACCACCTCAGGCTCCTGGGGCATGAGGTGACCGTCCGCGACAGCGCCAAGGCCGCCGGCGGGATGATGCGGTACGGGATCCCGCGGTACCGGCTACCGCGGGACGTGGTGGACGCGGAGATCCAGCGCATCGTGGACCTGGGTGTGCGGCTGGAGCTCGGCACGGCGGTCACGGAGCTCGCTGGTCCACTGGACGAGTTCGATGCCGTCTTCCTCGCGGTTGGTGCGCATATCGGGCGGCGCGCGGAGATCCCGGCCGGAGACTCCGCACGCATTCTTGACGCGGTGTCGCTGCTTTCCGGCCTGGAGGAGGGGGAGCGGCCACTGCTCGGTCGAAGAGTCGCGGTGTACGGCGGCGGCAACACGGCCATGGACGTGGCACGGACGGCCCGCCGTCTGGGCGCGACCGACGCGGTGGTGATCTACCGCCGGACCGAGGACCGGATGCCGGCTCATCCGATCGAGGTGACCGAGGCGCTGGAGGAAGGCGTCCGGATGCGGTGGCTGTCCACGATCACGGCCGCGGACGCCGGCCGGATCACGATCGAGAAGATGCGGCTCGACGCCACCGGCTTCCCGCAGCCGACCGGTGAGTTCGAGGAACTGGACACGGACACGGTGGTGCTCGCCCTCGGACAGTCGTCCGACCTGACGTTGCTGGCCGGCGTGCCGGGCGTGACCGTCACGGACGGGGTGGTCGAGGTCGGCGCGAACCTGATGACCGGACGTCCGGGACTGTTCGCAGGCGGCGACATGGTGCCGGACGAACGGACCGTCACGGTGGCGGTGGGCCACGGGAAGAAGGCGGCGAGGAACATCGACGCCTGGCTGCGGGGAACCTCGTTCGAGCGGCCACCCCGGCACGCACCGGCGACGTTCGACCGGTTGAACACCTGGTACTTCTCCGACGCGCCGGCGACCGTCCGGCCGCGGCTGGAGTCCGCCCGCCGGATCACGACGTTCGACGAGGTGACCGGTGGGCTCGACGAATCCACGGCACTGTTCGAGGCCCGCCGGTGCATGTCCTGCGGCAACTGCCTGGAGTGCGACAACTGCTTCGGCGTCTGTCCGGACAACGCGGTGATCAAGCTCGGCGACGGCCGCTACGAGATCGACCTCGACTTCTGCAAAGGCTGCGGGTTGTGTGCGGCCGAATGCCCGAGCGGAGCGATCGAGATGTTCCCCGAGCGGTCCTGA
- a CDS encoding thiamine pyrophosphate-dependent enzyme, giving the protein MGQQRIRFYQTGSFVVGNRLLDPDQRSVQSDTRRTNSLNSGHRACRGCGEALGARYVLDAVMRATGHQMVAVNATGCLEVFSTPYPETSWQIPWLHSLFGNAPAVATGVASALRAKGRRDVRVVGQGGDGGTVDIGLACLSGMFERNDDVLYICYDNGGYMNTGVQRSGATPHGAATTTTPAVGPDPGNSFGQGKSLPLIAMAHRIPYVATATVADLRDLEYKATRAMEFRGARYLHVLVPCPLGWRTGPHETIRVARLATETGMFPVFEAVDGEVVGVTKIRRRLPVTEYLRPQGRFAHLFGETPRSDIIGKLQAEADRTVRTFGLVDPEEVS; this is encoded by the coding sequence ATGGGACAGCAACGGATTCGCTTCTACCAGACCGGCAGCTTCGTCGTCGGGAACCGGCTGCTCGACCCGGACCAGCGCTCGGTCCAGTCCGACACCCGGCGGACGAACTCGTTGAACTCCGGTCATCGGGCCTGCCGGGGCTGCGGCGAGGCGCTGGGCGCGAGGTACGTGCTCGACGCCGTGATGCGTGCCACCGGCCACCAGATGGTGGCGGTGAACGCGACCGGCTGCCTCGAGGTCTTCTCGACACCCTACCCGGAGACGTCCTGGCAGATCCCCTGGCTGCACTCGTTGTTCGGCAACGCCCCGGCGGTCGCGACCGGTGTCGCGAGTGCGCTCAGGGCCAAGGGCCGGCGAGACGTCCGGGTCGTCGGTCAAGGGGGCGACGGGGGCACCGTCGACATCGGCCTCGCCTGCCTGTCGGGGATGTTCGAGCGGAACGACGACGTGCTTTACATCTGCTACGACAACGGTGGCTACATGAACACCGGCGTGCAGAGATCCGGCGCGACGCCGCACGGCGCGGCGACAACCACCACACCGGCGGTGGGCCCGGATCCGGGCAACAGCTTCGGCCAGGGCAAGAGCCTGCCGCTGATCGCGATGGCGCACAGGATCCCGTACGTCGCGACGGCGACCGTGGCGGACCTGCGCGACCTCGAGTACAAGGCGACGCGGGCGATGGAGTTCCGGGGAGCGCGCTACCTGCATGTGCTGGTGCCCTGCCCACTCGGCTGGCGGACGGGGCCGCACGAGACGATCCGGGTGGCCAGGCTGGCGACCGAGACGGGGATGTTCCCGGTCTTCGAGGCCGTGGACGGAGAGGTCGTCGGCGTCACGAAGATCCGCAGGCGGCTGCCCGTGACGGAGTACCTGAGACCGCAGGGCCGGTTCGCGCATCTGTTCGGTGAGACGCCGCGTTCGGACATCATCGGCAAGCTTCAGGCGGAGGCGGACCGTACGGTCCGGACCTTCGGCCTGGTCGACCCCGAGGAGGTGAGCTGA
- a CDS encoding transketolase C-terminal domain-containing protein translates to MLRQIEGSRGVAAAVALCRPEVICAYPISPQTHIVEALSTLVRSGELTPCEFVNVESEFAAMSVAIGASATGARTYTATASQGLLYMAEPLYNAAGLGLPIVMTVANRAIGAPINIWNDHGDSMSQRDSGWIQLYAESNQEALDLQIQAFRIAEEVSLPVMVCMDGFVLTHAVERIEVPSQDQVDAFLPPYEPRQLLDPDDPISIGAMVGPEAFTEVRYLAHHQQMQALDLIPAVADEFAAGFGRASGGLVRPYRCAGAETVVVALGSVLGTLQDTVDELRDEGVSIGVLGLTCFRPFPLDAVREALGRARRVVVLERALAVGIGGIVSANVRMALAGVQAHGYTVIAGLGGRAITKDSLRRLCADAIADRLEPLTFLDLNQDLVERELHRHRTTRRSGPTAENLLRDLRTG, encoded by the coding sequence GTGCTTCGGCAGATTGAGGGTTCTCGCGGGGTCGCCGCGGCGGTGGCGCTGTGCCGTCCCGAGGTGATCTGCGCCTATCCGATCTCACCGCAGACGCACATCGTCGAGGCGCTGAGCACGCTGGTACGGTCGGGCGAGCTCACGCCCTGCGAGTTCGTCAACGTCGAGTCCGAGTTCGCGGCCATGTCGGTGGCGATCGGTGCGTCCGCCACGGGAGCCAGGACGTACACCGCGACCGCGAGCCAAGGCCTGCTGTACATGGCCGAACCGCTCTACAACGCCGCCGGCCTCGGACTCCCGATCGTGATGACCGTGGCCAACCGGGCGATCGGGGCCCCGATCAACATCTGGAACGACCACGGCGACTCGATGTCGCAGCGGGACTCGGGCTGGATCCAGTTGTACGCGGAGTCGAACCAGGAGGCCCTCGATCTGCAGATCCAGGCGTTCCGGATCGCCGAGGAGGTCTCCTTGCCCGTGATGGTCTGCATGGACGGGTTCGTCCTGACCCACGCGGTGGAGCGGATCGAGGTGCCGTCGCAGGACCAGGTGGACGCGTTCCTGCCGCCGTACGAACCTCGGCAGCTGCTGGATCCGGACGACCCGATCTCGATCGGTGCCATGGTCGGTCCGGAGGCCTTCACGGAGGTGCGGTACCTGGCGCACCACCAGCAGATGCAGGCGCTGGACCTCATCCCGGCGGTCGCTGACGAGTTCGCGGCCGGCTTCGGACGCGCCTCGGGTGGATTGGTCCGGCCGTACCGGTGCGCCGGCGCCGAAACTGTCGTCGTCGCGCTCGGATCCGTCCTGGGAACGCTCCAGGACACCGTCGACGAACTGCGGGACGAGGGTGTCTCGATCGGTGTCCTCGGACTCACGTGCTTCCGGCCGTTCCCCCTCGACGCCGTCCGCGAAGCGCTCGGCCGCGCTCGCCGAGTGGTCGTGCTGGAGCGCGCCCTCGCGGTGGGAATCGGCGGCATCGTCAGCGCGAACGTCCGGATGGCCCTGGCCGGTGTCCAGGCGCACGGCTACACCGTGATCGCCGGGCTCGGCGGCCGGGCGATCACCAAGGACTCGCTGCGACGGCTCTGCGCCGACGCGATCGCGGACCGGCTCGAGCCACTGACCTTCCTCGATCTGAACCAGGACCTGGTCGAGCGAGAGCTGCACCGGCACCGGACCACCCGCCGCTCGGGGCCGACGGCCGAGAACCTGCTGCGGGATCTCCGGACCGGCTGA
- a CDS encoding 2-oxoacid:acceptor oxidoreductase family protein, translating into MFQVRIHGRGGQGVVTTAELLSVAAFAEGRYAQAFPTFGSERTGAPVTGFCRIDDRPIRSHEPVLRPDAVLVQDATLAHQVDLFGGLGPDGYLLINSARSLAELHLDALVTRFDRRRLMTVGATDLAMAHLGRPLPGTALLAAFAALTGQLGLPSVVAAIEERFPDRIAAGNVAAATSAYAMARSQMEEPARASAD; encoded by the coding sequence ATGTTCCAGGTCCGGATCCATGGACGCGGTGGCCAAGGAGTGGTGACCACGGCGGAGCTGTTGTCGGTCGCGGCGTTCGCCGAAGGCCGGTACGCGCAGGCGTTCCCGACGTTCGGTTCGGAGCGGACGGGCGCTCCGGTCACCGGCTTCTGCCGGATCGACGACCGCCCGATCCGCAGCCATGAGCCGGTGTTGCGGCCCGACGCGGTGCTGGTGCAGGACGCCACCTTGGCGCATCAGGTCGACCTGTTCGGCGGGCTCGGCCCGGACGGGTATCTGCTGATCAACAGCGCTCGCAGCCTGGCCGAGCTGCACCTCGACGCGCTGGTCACGAGGTTCGACCGCCGGCGGCTGATGACCGTCGGCGCCACGGATCTGGCGATGGCCCACCTGGGTCGCCCCCTTCCGGGAACCGCATTGCTGGCGGCGTTCGCGGCGCTGACCGGCCAGCTCGGGCTGCCGTCGGTCGTCGCGGCGATCGAGGAGCGTTTCCCGGACCGGATCGCGGCCGGCAACGTGGCGGCCGCGACCTCGGCCTACGCGATGGCCCGGTCTCAGATGGAGGAGCCGGCTCGTGCTTCGGCAGATTGA